From Burkholderia savannae, a single genomic window includes:
- a CDS encoding SDR family NAD(P)-dependent oxidoreductase — translation MKSFSNKVAAITGAGSGMGRSLAVQLAQQQCHVALADRNAAGLAETERIVRALAPSVRVTTCVLDVGDRAAMHAWADETAAAHGRVNLVFNNAGVALSSTIDGMEYSDLEWIVNINFWGVVHGTKAFLPYLKASGDGHIVNTSSIFGIFAQPGMSGYNATKYAVRGFTESLRQELDLMKSGVSATCVHPGGIRTNIAQSARLAQNMVGFMVESEQQGKEDFEKFFITTADEAARVILQGVRKNKRRVLIGRDARGADWLARTLPAAYQPLVVLATKLQSARARRRAGRATPAPAQATYNTAGNQGGEQS, via the coding sequence ATGAAATCCTTCTCCAACAAAGTCGCTGCGATCACGGGCGCGGGCTCCGGCATGGGCCGCTCGCTCGCGGTGCAGCTCGCGCAACAGCAATGCCACGTCGCGCTCGCGGACAGGAACGCGGCCGGCCTCGCCGAGACCGAGCGGATCGTCCGCGCGCTCGCGCCGTCGGTGCGCGTGACGACCTGCGTGCTCGATGTCGGCGACCGCGCCGCGATGCACGCATGGGCCGACGAGACGGCCGCCGCGCACGGCCGCGTGAACCTCGTCTTCAACAATGCGGGCGTCGCGCTGTCGAGCACGATCGACGGCATGGAATACAGCGATCTCGAGTGGATCGTGAACATCAACTTCTGGGGCGTCGTGCATGGGACGAAGGCGTTCCTGCCGTATCTGAAGGCGTCGGGCGACGGGCACATCGTCAACACGTCGAGCATTTTCGGGATCTTCGCGCAGCCCGGCATGAGCGGCTACAACGCGACGAAATACGCGGTGCGCGGCTTCACCGAATCGCTGCGCCAGGAGCTCGACTTGATGAAGAGCGGCGTGTCGGCCACCTGCGTGCATCCGGGCGGCATCCGCACGAACATCGCGCAATCGGCGCGGCTCGCGCAGAACATGGTCGGCTTCATGGTCGAGAGCGAGCAGCAGGGCAAGGAGGATTTCGAGAAGTTCTTCATCACGACGGCCGACGAAGCGGCGCGCGTGATCTTGCAGGGCGTGCGCAAGAACAAGCGCCGCGTGCTGATCGGCCGCGACGCGCGCGGCGCCGACTGGCTCGCGCGCACGCTGCCCGCCGCGTACCAGCCGCTCGTCGTGCTCGCGACCAAGCTTCAGAGCGCGCGAGCGCGCCGCCGTGCGGGCCGTGCAACGCCGGCGCCCGCGCAGGCAACCTACAACACCGCTGGCAACCAGGGAGGAGAGCAATCATGA
- a CDS encoding metal-dependent hydrolase, which yields MTTPHMMPVRRDIRFALPPDRVYDWHVQGAPVTHFMNALSLLFPAGERFFMDSVRNYRDQIHDPELKKQVAGFIGQEAMHTREHIEYNDLLQSAGLPAHKLDKRLWALLGWGKKVLPHSMQLAITIALEHYTAILANQLLSGHEHRIDGSVEGYKQMWMWHAMEETEHKAVSYDVWTAVMKPGVKTYLLRTGTMLLTTLIFWTVVFDFHVRLMFAHRMRHGKLKGMWRLVKYLYSPKNGVFANIALEWLDYFRPGFHPWDHDNRVYLQDLDALLANIDAANERYADQVAPRRVPLHSSPAHQHA from the coding sequence ATGACGACACCGCATATGATGCCGGTCCGGCGCGACATCCGCTTCGCGCTGCCCCCCGACCGTGTCTACGACTGGCACGTCCAGGGCGCGCCCGTCACGCACTTCATGAACGCGCTGTCGCTGCTGTTTCCGGCGGGCGAGCGCTTCTTCATGGATTCGGTGCGCAACTACCGCGACCAGATCCACGACCCCGAGCTGAAGAAGCAGGTCGCGGGCTTCATCGGCCAGGAAGCGATGCACACGCGCGAGCACATCGAGTACAACGATCTGCTGCAATCGGCCGGCCTGCCCGCGCACAAGCTCGACAAGCGCCTGTGGGCGCTCCTCGGCTGGGGCAAGAAAGTGCTGCCGCATTCGATGCAGCTCGCGATCACGATCGCGCTCGAACACTACACGGCGATTCTCGCGAACCAGCTGCTGTCGGGCCACGAACACCGGATCGACGGCTCGGTCGAAGGCTACAAGCAGATGTGGATGTGGCACGCGATGGAAGAAACCGAGCACAAGGCGGTTTCGTACGACGTGTGGACGGCCGTGATGAAGCCCGGCGTGAAGACCTACCTGCTGCGCACGGGCACGATGCTGCTGACGACGCTGATCTTCTGGACCGTCGTGTTCGATTTCCACGTGCGCCTGATGTTCGCGCACCGGATGCGCCACGGCAAGCTCAAGGGAATGTGGCGGCTCGTCAAGTATCTGTACAGCCCGAAGAACGGCGTGTTCGCGAACATCGCGCTCGAATGGCTCGACTACTTCCGGCCGGGCTTTCATCCGTGGGACCACGACAATCGCGTGTACCTGCAAGACCTCGACGCGCTGCTCGCGAACATCGACGCCGCGAACGAGCGCTACGCCGACCAGGTCGCGCCGCGCCGCGTGCCGCTGCACTCGTCGCCCGCGCATCAGCACGCGTAA
- a CDS encoding alpha/beta fold hydrolase — translation MASVRDTLTVRSGDVRLAVYLSGPRNAPPVILVHGYPDSARVWERVREHLDKRFRVIAYDVRGAGASDAPKRRADYKLSLLAQDLLAVADVTCGDRPFHLVGHDWGSIQCWEAATDPAINGRLASYTSISGPCLDHVFRAPLNLKQTLKSWYIAFFHLPLVPELVWRLGGAKLWPLWLRKTERIAVDADPDQLRNGLNGLKLYRANFIERARRPRERYAQAPVQIIVPRYDRYVTPALTRHLDRWLGAHRRDEIAASHWTVIRDAALIAARIGRFATAHEPKRHAAAAAKSGGQQRANQRASAGKRLKSAS, via the coding sequence ATGGCGTCCGTTCGCGACACGCTGACGGTCCGCTCGGGCGACGTGCGCCTTGCCGTCTACCTGAGCGGGCCGCGCAACGCTCCGCCCGTGATTCTCGTGCACGGTTATCCGGATTCGGCGCGCGTGTGGGAACGCGTGCGCGAGCATCTCGACAAGCGCTTTCGCGTGATCGCGTACGACGTGCGCGGCGCGGGCGCATCGGATGCGCCGAAGCGCCGCGCCGACTACAAGCTGAGCCTGCTCGCGCAGGATCTGCTCGCCGTCGCCGACGTGACGTGCGGCGATCGCCCGTTTCACCTCGTCGGCCACGACTGGGGATCGATTCAATGCTGGGAAGCGGCGACCGATCCCGCGATCAACGGCCGGCTCGCGTCGTACACGTCGATCTCGGGGCCGTGCCTCGACCACGTGTTTCGCGCGCCGCTCAATCTGAAGCAGACGCTGAAGTCGTGGTACATCGCGTTCTTTCATCTGCCGCTCGTGCCCGAGCTCGTGTGGCGGCTGGGCGGCGCGAAGCTGTGGCCGCTGTGGCTGCGCAAGACCGAGCGCATCGCCGTCGACGCCGATCCGGATCAACTGCGCAACGGCCTGAACGGCCTCAAGCTCTACCGCGCGAATTTCATCGAGCGCGCCCGTCGGCCGCGCGAGCGCTACGCGCAGGCGCCGGTGCAGATCATCGTGCCGCGTTACGACCGGTATGTGACGCCCGCCCTCACCCGCCATCTCGATCGCTGGCTCGGCGCGCATCGCCGCGACGAAATCGCCGCATCGCACTGGACGGTGATTCGCGACGCGGCGCTGATCGCCGCGCGAATCGGCCGGTTCGCGACCGCGCACGAGCCGAAGCGGCATGCGGCCGCCGCCGCGAAATCCGGCGGCCAGCAGCGCGCGAATCAGCGCGCGTCGGCCGGCAAGCGCCTGAAAAGCGCTTCGTAG
- a CDS encoding putative glycolipid-binding domain-containing protein — translation MREVRWASLEHDGIEHLAFERHAFGSIAESVVVGRDEGRAYGVAYRVVCDEGWRAKHVIVTVMGGGALELRGDGEGRWRNGADEPLAMLDGSIDVDIAATPYTNTLPIRRLRLARDERRPIDVVYISIPDLTVGRMRQAYRCIEPDRVYRYESVASGFTAQLEIDRDGLVLDYEALFRRLPADAR, via the coding sequence ATGCGTGAAGTGCGTTGGGCGTCGCTCGAGCACGACGGGATCGAGCATCTGGCGTTCGAGCGACACGCATTCGGCAGCATCGCGGAGAGCGTGGTCGTCGGGCGCGACGAAGGGCGTGCGTATGGTGTCGCCTATCGCGTCGTCTGCGACGAGGGCTGGCGGGCGAAGCACGTGATTGTGACGGTGATGGGCGGCGGCGCGCTCGAGCTGCGCGGCGACGGGGAGGGCCGCTGGCGCAACGGGGCGGACGAGCCGCTCGCGATGCTTGACGGGAGCATCGACGTCGACATCGCCGCGACGCCGTATACGAACACGCTGCCGATCCGCCGTCTGAGGCTCGCGCGCGACGAGCGGCGGCCGATCGATGTCGTCTATATTTCGATCCCCGATCTGACGGTCGGCCGCATGCGACAGGCGTACCGATGCATCGAGCCGGATCGTGTCTATCGCTACGAAAGCGTCGCGAGCGGCTTCACCGCGCAACTGGAAATCGATCGCGACGGGCTCGTGCTCGACTACGAAGCGCTTTTCAGGCGCTTGCCGGCCGACGCGCGCTGA